A genomic region of Deltaproteobacteria bacterium contains the following coding sequences:
- a CDS encoding radical SAM protein, protein MNRLEGERGFCGAGRLARVAAVSVHPGEEPPISGARGSGTIFFSHCNMKCLFCQNYPISQYGNGREMDTETLAGEMLRLRERGVHNVNFVTPTPHVPQMLEAVLLARGRGFDLPVVYNTNGYDALETLALLDGVVDIYLPDAKYLSRELADTASATPDYARHNEAAIAEMVRQVGFLSVGDDGIAVRGVLVRHLVLPGRVGETEAVLARLSERHGPELPLSLMGQYFPAWRAAAADGFGRKVTRKEYDRAIAAASLLGFRNVFIQERSCPSAAT, encoded by the coding sequence GTGAACCGGCTAGAAGGGGAGCGGGGCTTCTGCGGCGCGGGCAGGCTCGCGCGCGTCGCCGCCGTTTCCGTGCATCCCGGCGAGGAACCGCCGATTTCGGGGGCGCGCGGCTCGGGGACGATCTTTTTCAGCCACTGCAACATGAAGTGCCTCTTCTGCCAGAACTACCCGATCAGCCAGTACGGGAACGGGCGGGAGATGGACACGGAAACGCTGGCCGGGGAGATGCTTCGACTCCGGGAACGGGGGGTCCACAACGTCAACTTCGTCACCCCCACCCCGCACGTGCCGCAGATGCTGGAGGCGGTTCTCCTGGCTCGCGGAAGGGGGTTCGACCTTCCTGTGGTCTACAACACGAACGGGTACGACGCGCTCGAAACGCTCGCGCTCCTCGACGGCGTCGTCGACATCTACCTGCCGGACGCCAAATATCTTTCCAGGGAACTTGCCGATACGGCTTCCGCTACCCCCGACTACGCGCGGCACAACGAAGCCGCCATCGCGGAGATGGTGCGCCAGGTCGGGTTCCTCTCCGTGGGGGACGACGGGATCGCCGTGCGGGGGGTCCTCGTCCGCCATCTCGTCCTTCCGGGAAGGGTGGGGGAGACGGAGGCGGTGCTGGCGCGTCTGTCGGAAAGGCACGGGCCGGAGCTTCCCCTGTCCCTGATGGGGCAATATTTCCCGGCGTGGCGGGCTGCCGCCGCCGACGGCTTCGGCAGGAAGGTGACGCGAAAGGAGTACGACCGGGCGATCGCGGCCGCTTCGCTGCTCGGATTCCGGAACGTTTTCATACAGGAGCGATCGTGCCCAAGCGCAGCGACCTGA
- the carA gene encoding glutamine-hydrolyzing carbamoyl-phosphate synthase small subunit has product MPDRKVLLVLADGTAFEGTSFGYEGECSGEVVFNTAMTGYQEVLTDPSYKGQIVTMTYPEIGNTGINPEDVESNRPWVEGFIVREAWGPPSNWRHVESLDAYLRRYHVCGIAGIDTRALTRRLRDGGSQMAVLSATDLDAGRLARKARELPSLVGRDLVKEVTSDHAVHWSTGDWDLEKGYLPAAAFRGRFGRVPRIVAIDFGIKQNILRMMVSHGFDVTVVPAGATAAEVLALSPDGVFLSNGPGDPEGVPYAVATVRALLGNVPMFGICLGHQIMGLALGGKTFKLKFGHHGCNQAVKDLATGKVEITSQNHNFSVDPGSLGAVARITHVNLNDGTVEGLSVPSMRCFSVQYHPEASPGPHDSRYLFTRFHRYLCGEEEL; this is encoded by the coding sequence ATGCCTGACCGTAAAGTCCTTCTTGTCCTCGCGGACGGCACGGCCTTCGAGGGGACCTCCTTCGGCTACGAGGGGGAGTGCTCCGGCGAGGTCGTCTTCAACACCGCCATGACCGGGTACCAGGAAGTGCTGACCGACCCTTCCTACAAGGGACAGATCGTCACGATGACGTACCCGGAGATCGGCAATACGGGGATCAACCCGGAGGACGTGGAATCGAATCGCCCCTGGGTCGAGGGGTTCATCGTTCGCGAGGCCTGGGGCCCGCCGTCGAACTGGCGGCACGTGGAGTCCCTCGACGCCTACCTTCGGAGGTATCACGTCTGCGGAATCGCGGGAATCGACACCCGCGCCCTCACACGGCGTCTTCGGGACGGAGGGTCCCAGATGGCGGTCCTGTCGGCGACCGACCTCGACGCGGGTCGCCTCGCGCGAAAAGCGCGGGAGCTCCCTTCCCTCGTGGGGCGCGACCTGGTGAAGGAGGTCACCTCCGACCATGCGGTCCATTGGAGCACGGGGGACTGGGACCTCGAGAAGGGGTACCTTCCCGCCGCCGCGTTCCGGGGCAGGTTCGGACGCGTCCCGCGGATCGTCGCGATCGACTTCGGGATCAAGCAGAACATCCTCCGGATGATGGTCTCCCACGGGTTCGACGTGACCGTCGTGCCGGCCGGCGCCACCGCGGCGGAGGTCCTCGCGCTCTCTCCGGACGGCGTCTTCCTGTCGAACGGGCCGGGGGACCCCGAAGGCGTCCCGTACGCCGTCGCGACGGTCCGTGCGCTCCTCGGAAACGTCCCGATGTTCGGGATCTGCCTCGGGCACCAGATCATGGGGCTCGCGCTGGGGGGAAAGACGTTCAAGCTGAAGTTCGGCCACCACGGGTGCAACCAGGCGGTGAAGGACCTCGCGACCGGCAAGGTCGAGATCACCAGCCAGAACCATAATTTTTCCGTCGATCCCGGCTCCCTCGGCGCCGTCGCCCGGATCACCCACGTGAACCTGAACGACGGAACCGTGGAGGGGCTCTCCGTCCCCTCGATGCGCTGCTTCTCCGTGCAATACCACCCGGAGGCGTCCCCCGGCCCGCACGACTCCCGCTACCTCTTCACCCGTTTCCACCGGTACCTGTGCGGCGAGGAGGAGCTGTGA